A region of Pseudomonas saponiphila DNA encodes the following proteins:
- a CDS encoding heavy metal response regulator transcription factor, translating into MRLLVVEDEAKTANFLAKGLGESGFAVDVALNGLDGRYFIEQQAYDLIILDVMLPGLNGWQLLQLIRQRGATPVLFLTAKDAIEDRVRGLELGADDYLLKPFAFAELLARVRTLLRRGPLREAESFSIADLEIDVLRRRVSRGGQRIALTNKEFALLHLLASRQGEVLSRTLIASQVWNLNFDSDTNMVEVAVRRLRAKVDDPYMPKLIHTVRGVGYQLEAPDAAL; encoded by the coding sequence ATGCGTTTGCTGGTAGTTGAAGACGAAGCCAAGACCGCGAATTTCCTTGCCAAGGGCCTGGGAGAGTCCGGATTCGCCGTGGACGTGGCCCTGAACGGCCTGGACGGGCGCTATTTCATCGAGCAGCAGGCATACGACCTGATCATCCTCGACGTGATGCTCCCCGGCCTCAACGGCTGGCAGTTGCTGCAACTGATCCGCCAGCGCGGCGCCACCCCGGTGCTGTTCCTCACCGCCAAGGACGCCATCGAAGACCGGGTTCGCGGCCTGGAGCTGGGCGCCGACGACTACCTGCTCAAGCCCTTCGCCTTCGCCGAACTGCTGGCCCGGGTGCGTACCCTGTTGCGTCGTGGGCCGCTGCGCGAGGCCGAGTCCTTCAGCATCGCTGACCTGGAGATCGACGTGCTGCGCCGCCGCGTCAGCCGCGGCGGCCAGCGCATCGCCCTGACCAACAAGGAATTCGCCCTGCTGCACCTGTTGGCCAGCCGCCAGGGCGAAGTGCTGTCGCGGACCCTGATCGCTTCCCAGGTGTGGAACCTGAATTTCGACAGCGACACCAACATGGTGGAAGTGGCGGTGCGCCGGCTGCGGGCCAAGGTCGACGATCCCTACATGCCCAAGCTGATCCACACCGTGCGTGGCGTCGGCTACCAGCTGGAAGCCCCGGATGCAGCGCTCTAG